A single region of the Anoplolepis gracilipes chromosome 1, ASM4749672v1, whole genome shotgun sequence genome encodes:
- the LOC140672170 gene encoding dual specificity protein phosphatase 3 isoform X1: protein MMRRMQDNDRLSLPGGETTERQLTLAIWATAGKKMEFKPLPGFDPSLDNLQYYRAQQDIDCDEVYPGIYIGDGVTAKNKKYLKILGITHVLNAAEGKRYGCVNTDNNYYADTTMKYLGLQITDLPSVDIGKYFYIVANFIDEAVSSGGKAFVHCMQGVSRSATCVLAYLMIKKNMLATDAIHLVRTNRDVHPNDGFLRQLAELDNRLRRQRLQLH, encoded by the exons atgatGCGACGCATGCAAGATAATGATCGG TTGTCATTACCAGGAGGAGAAACTACAGAACGTCAGTTAACATTAGCTATTTGGGCAACAGCtggaaaaaaaatggaatttaaaCCATTACCTGGATTTGATCCTAGTCTtgataatttgcaatattatcgTGCTCAGCAAGACATTGATTGTGATGAAGTATACCCTGGGATATATATTGGCGATGG AGTTacagcaaaaaataaaaaatatcttaagatATTAGGTATAACACATGTATTAAATGCTGCTGAAGGAAAAAGATACGGATGTGTAAatacagataataattattatgctgATACAACAATGAAATATCTTGGCTTGCAAATTACAGATTTACCTTCTGTGGATAttggcaaatatttttatatagtagcCAATTTTATTGATGAAGCAGTATCTAGTGGAG GTAAAGCTTTCGTACATTGTATGCAGGGTGTATCTCGCAGTGCTACGTGTGTTCTtgcatatttaatgataaagaagaATATGTTAGCAACTGACGCTATACATTTAGTTCGCACAAATCGAGATGTTCATCCAAATGATGGTTTTCTCCGGCAATTAGCGGAGTTGGATAATCGACTACGTAGACAACGTTTACAATTACATTGa
- the LOC140672170 gene encoding dual specificity protein phosphatase 3 isoform X3: protein MTKLSLPGGETTERQLTLAIWATAGKKMEFKPLPGFDPSLDNLQYYRAQQDIDCDEVYPGIYIGDGVTAKNKKYLKILGITHVLNAAEGKRYGCVNTDNNYYADTTMKYLGLQITDLPSVDIGKYFYIVANFIDEAVSSGGKAFVHCMQGVSRSATCVLAYLMIKKNMLATDAIHLVRTNRDVHPNDGFLRQLAELDNRLRRQRLQLH from the exons ATGACTAAG TTGTCATTACCAGGAGGAGAAACTACAGAACGTCAGTTAACATTAGCTATTTGGGCAACAGCtggaaaaaaaatggaatttaaaCCATTACCTGGATTTGATCCTAGTCTtgataatttgcaatattatcgTGCTCAGCAAGACATTGATTGTGATGAAGTATACCCTGGGATATATATTGGCGATGG AGTTacagcaaaaaataaaaaatatcttaagatATTAGGTATAACACATGTATTAAATGCTGCTGAAGGAAAAAGATACGGATGTGTAAatacagataataattattatgctgATACAACAATGAAATATCTTGGCTTGCAAATTACAGATTTACCTTCTGTGGATAttggcaaatatttttatatagtagcCAATTTTATTGATGAAGCAGTATCTAGTGGAG GTAAAGCTTTCGTACATTGTATGCAGGGTGTATCTCGCAGTGCTACGTGTGTTCTtgcatatttaatgataaagaagaATATGTTAGCAACTGACGCTATACATTTAGTTCGCACAAATCGAGATGTTCATCCAAATGATGGTTTTCTCCGGCAATTAGCGGAGTTGGATAATCGACTACGTAGACAACGTTTACAATTACATTGa
- the LOC140672170 gene encoding dual specificity protein phosphatase 3 isoform X2, producing MCNDMLQLSLPGGETTERQLTLAIWATAGKKMEFKPLPGFDPSLDNLQYYRAQQDIDCDEVYPGIYIGDGVTAKNKKYLKILGITHVLNAAEGKRYGCVNTDNNYYADTTMKYLGLQITDLPSVDIGKYFYIVANFIDEAVSSGGKAFVHCMQGVSRSATCVLAYLMIKKNMLATDAIHLVRTNRDVHPNDGFLRQLAELDNRLRRQRLQLH from the exons ATGTGCAATGATATGTTACAG TTGTCATTACCAGGAGGAGAAACTACAGAACGTCAGTTAACATTAGCTATTTGGGCAACAGCtggaaaaaaaatggaatttaaaCCATTACCTGGATTTGATCCTAGTCTtgataatttgcaatattatcgTGCTCAGCAAGACATTGATTGTGATGAAGTATACCCTGGGATATATATTGGCGATGG AGTTacagcaaaaaataaaaaatatcttaagatATTAGGTATAACACATGTATTAAATGCTGCTGAAGGAAAAAGATACGGATGTGTAAatacagataataattattatgctgATACAACAATGAAATATCTTGGCTTGCAAATTACAGATTTACCTTCTGTGGATAttggcaaatatttttatatagtagcCAATTTTATTGATGAAGCAGTATCTAGTGGAG GTAAAGCTTTCGTACATTGTATGCAGGGTGTATCTCGCAGTGCTACGTGTGTTCTtgcatatttaatgataaagaagaATATGTTAGCAACTGACGCTATACATTTAGTTCGCACAAATCGAGATGTTCATCCAAATGATGGTTTTCTCCGGCAATTAGCGGAGTTGGATAATCGACTACGTAGACAACGTTTACAATTACATTGa
- the Oseg5 gene encoding intraflagellar transport protein 80 homolog: MRLKISIQGNNVHKRLVTCVAWSSTEEIYSCGEDHLLVCWHLEGGTAHSTVVTEFPNDFYPTDMQWHPHPNQSLTKKSSLDVLLITTADGKYHLVNKNGRIEKSVDAHKGATTVGKWSNDGSALLTAGEDGLIKIWSRSGMLRSTLIKANLPILTSGWSPDCSAILYSQGVNLIVQSFNSNSKSQKWHAHDSLVLIACWSKNNLILSGSEDCRYKVWDASNNQLLYSSGIGDYPVTAISWCSSGNYFAVGSFNTIKFCDKNGWLHSMEKVNTGSIYGIAWSSDSTQVAMACGNGKLLTGHVIDKRLEWDNYEATLIRRKVIEVREVGNEVHEILEISDRVVHLEFGFGHLVVITPAQCHVYSVTNWNTPAIFNLKKSIISAVLLAEKHFLIVELNTVSLYNYQGRLLGTPKWKGFTEEPLYIPCISLCADTLVIRDQTNEKLLHIFEISYNKPIVEGQSYSHLHSVMEVALSYVSIKDRQLALIDVNKDLFLIAIRTTGFGRVCKIAAMAHNIAWATDANVLAAMLDANLSVWLCPNCVHYSDRKVIRRTRIDKESEFGKQPSIVNVRNGMVMVRRGDGAIVATSFYNLFTNLYEHISNKRLKEALSICRIAQNEILWTCMAVMATDNKELDAAEEAYAAIGRYDTVDYLRYIKSLPSATERHAEMALLAGDLLAAEGILLQSGLIKEAIRINLEVYNWNRALELAIRHKRQLEEVLNARAKYLQTINKNETNQSFLTLRGNISTPQLANKESNEKKNYAKNDVEQINAE; this comes from the exons atGAGATTGAAGATATCTATACAAGGTAATAATGTACATAAACGCTTGGTTACTTGTGTCGCATGGAGTTCGacagaagaaatatattcgtGTGG aGAAGATCATTTACTAGTATGTTGGCATTTAGAAGGCGGTACTGCGCATTCTACTGTTGTAACTGAATTTCCAAATGATTTTTATCCTACGGATATGCAATGGCATCCACATCCTAATCAATCTCTCACTAAGAAATCGTCTTTAGATGTATTATTAATCACTACCGCTGATG gaAAGTATCATCTGGTCAATAAAAATGGTCGCATTGAAAAAAGTGTTGATGCTCACAAGGGAGCAACAACTGTAGGAAAATGGAGTAACGACGGTTCTGCATTGTTAACTG CTGGTGAGGATGGATTAATCAAGATCTGGTCTCGTAGTGGTATGCTTCGATCTACATTGATTAAAGCAAATCTCCCTATATTAACATCAGGCTGGAGTCCTGACTGTTCAGCCATATTATACTCCCAAGGTGTAAATTTGATTGTGCAatcatttaattctaattcCAAGTCACAAAAG tggCATGCGCATGATAGTCTTGTACTGATTGCTTGCTGgagtaaaaataatcttatactTTCTGGTAGCGAAGACTGTAGATATAAG gtATGGGACGCTAGCAATAATCAGTTATTATATAGCAGTGGTATTGGTGATTATCCTGTAACAGCAATTAGCTGGTGTTCCTCGGGTAATTATTTTGCCGTTGGATCCTTCAATACAATCAAGTTTTGTGACAAAAATGGG tggCTGCATTCTATGGAAAAAGTGAATACTGGCAGCATTTACGGTATCGCTTGGTCCAGCGATAGTACGCAAGTGGCTATGGCATGCGGTAATGGAAAGCTGTTGACGGGACATGTTATAGATAA aaGATTAGAGTGGGATAACTATGAAGCCACattaataagaagaaaagtGATCGAAGTTAGAGAAGTTGGCAATGAAGTTCACGAAATATTAGAAATCTCCGATCGTGTTGTACATCTCGAATTTGGCTTTGGTCATTTAGTCGTTATCACGCCTGCACAATGTCATGTTTATTCTGTGACAAATTGGAATACACcggcaatatttaatttaaaaaaaagcatcatTTCTGCCGTACTCCTTGCAGAAAA GCATTTTCTAATTGTCGAACTTAATACTGTGTCACTGTACAATTACCAAGGCCGTTTATTGGGTACTCCAAAATGGAAAGGATTTACTGAAGAACCACTCTATATTCCTTGCATATCATTGTGTGCAGATACATTAGTTATAAGGGATCAAactaatgaaaaat tacttcatatctttgaaatatcttataataagcCAATAGTAGAAGGTCAGTCGTATTCACATTTGCACAGTGTGATGGAAGTGGCATTAAGTTATGTTAGTATAAAGGATCGACAGTTAGCATTAATAGATGTCAACaaagatttgtttttaattgcGATAAGGACTACAGGTTTTGGGAGAGTTTGCAAAATAG CTGCAATGGCGCACAATATTGCATGGGCAACTGATGCAAATGTATTGGCTGCAATGTTAGATGCTAATTTGTCGGTATGGTTATGTCCTAATTGTGTTCATTATAGTGATCGCAAAGTAATACGGCGAACGAGAATTGATAAAGAAAG TGAATTTGGAAAACAGCCTAGCATTGTGAATGTTCGTAATGGCATGGTCATGGTGAGACGTGGAGATGGTGCTATTGTGGCTACCtcattctataatttatttacaaatttatatgaacatatatcaaacaaaagattaaaagaagCGCTTTCTATTTGTCGTATAGCTCAG AATGAAATATTGTGGACTTGCATGGCTGTTATGGCAACTGATAATAAAGAACTTGATGCTGCGGAAGAAGCTTATGCAGCTATAGGTAGATACGATACAGTGGATTATCTAAGATATATAAAG AGTTTACCTAGTGCTACAGAAAGACATGCAGAAATGGCATTACTGGCGGGAGATTTGTTGGCAGCAGAAGGAATACTATTACAAAGCGGCCTGATTAAAGAAGCTATACGCATCAATCTTGAGGTTTATAATTGGAatag ggCTTTGGAATTAGCAATAAGACATAAAAGACAACTTGAAGAGGTTTTAAATGCAAGagcaaaatatttgcaaactattaataaaaatgaaacaaatcaAAGTTTTCTCACACTTAGAGGAAATATTTCGACACCACAATTGGCGAATAAA gaaagtaatgaaaaaaaaaattatgccaaAAATGATGTTGAACAAATCAATGCAGAATAA